One segment of Alnus glutinosa chromosome 2, dhAlnGlut1.1, whole genome shotgun sequence DNA contains the following:
- the LOC133859633 gene encoding membrane-anchored ubiquitin-fold protein 1-like has translation MAGVQDQLEIKFRLTDGSDIGPKSFPVATSVATLKESILAQWPKEKENGPRTVKDVKLISAGKILENNRTLGECQSPLCDIPGGVTTMHVVVQQPSSEKEKKGANQPDQNKCLCVIL, from the exons ATGGCCGGGGTACAAGATCAATTAGAGATCAAGTTTAGGTTGACTGATGGATCGGATATTGGCCCCAAAAGCTTTCCCGTTGCAACAAGTGTTGCAACCTTAAAGGAAAGTATTCTTGCTCAGTGGCCCAAAG AGAAAGAGAATGGTCCAAGGACAGTGAAAGACGTCAAGTTAATAAGTGCGGGGAAAATATTGGAGAACAACAGAACACTGGGGGAGTGCCAGAGCCCATTGTGTGACATCCCTGGCGGAGTTACGACCATGCATGTTGTTGTTCAACAGCCTTCTTCGGAGAAAG AAAAGAAAGGAGCAAACCAACCAGATCAGAACAAGTGCTTGTGTGTGATATTATGA
- the LOC133860542 gene encoding protein FAR-RED IMPAIRED RESPONSE 1-like, giving the protein MDSSSSRLDTEGQFDGALTHQDDHQNDVGEKVEEPKDLTTFISDEELSDKDDEKVEQPKDLMTFSPDEELSDKEENVVLPVVLKDDEKIEEPKSSMTFSSIEEVCSYYRRYAKQAGFGVAHRTSRKTKGIKSYIMLICTRGGDERATNDVAKPIPTTNRTGCGARICAKLCGDGTWFLSKVELTHNHSLSPGKARFFRSNRKINDAAKRRLELNDRAGIRLSKNFNSLVVESGGFESISFGERDCRNYINKAKELRLGKGGAQALCDYFRRMQKQNSGFYFMIDMDDDCRLRNVFWADARSRAAYDFFGDVITFDITYLTNSYDMPFAPFVGVNHHGQSILLGAGLISSEDTDTFVWLFKCWLECMNGQAPKAIITDQDRAMKNAIAIVFPGSRHRYCLWHIMKKFPEKFGSHANFDGIKSAINKCLYDSQTCEEYEENWKDLLEKYNLHDNAWLNGLYREKTFWVPAYMKDTFWAGMNTTQRSESMNAFFDGYVHSRTTLKEFVDEYDNALRRMVESETRADFDSFNRTISCISALGVGN; this is encoded by the exons ATGGACTCTTCAAGTTCACGATTGGATACCGAGGGTCAATTTGACGGTGCTTTAACCCATCAAGACGACCATCAAAATG atgtgggtgaaaaagttgaagaaccgaaGGATTTAACGACGTTTATTTCAGATGAAGAGTTGAGTGATAAGGATGATGAGAAAGTTGAACAACCAAAGGATTTAATGACTTTTAGTCCAGATGAAGAGTTGAGTgataaggaagaaaatgtggTCTTACCTGTGGTGttaaaggatgatgagaaaATTGAAGAGCCGAAGTCATCAATGACTTTTAGTTCAATAGAAGAAGTTTGCTCTTATTATAGGAGGTATGCTAAGCAAGCTGGGTTTGGTGTAGCTCATAGAACCTCGAGAAAAACGAAGGGTATAAAAAGTTACATAATGCTTATATGTACTCGTGGAGGTGACGAGCGAGCTACAAATGATGTTGCGAAGCCAATTCCAACAACTAATAGAACAGGGTGTGGTGCTAGGATTTGTGCGAAATTATGTGgtgatggaacgtggttttTGAGTAAAGTTGAGCTGACGCATAATCATTCGTTAAGCCCGGGTAAAGcgagattttttagaagcaaTAGAAAAATTAATGATGCTGCAAAAAGAAGACTTGAGCTAAATGATAGAGCGGGAATACGTCTGAGTAAGAATTTCAATTCGTTAGTCGTTGAAAGTGGGGGGTTTGAGAGTATttcttttggagagagagattgtcggaattatattaataaggcaaaagaactCCGTCTTGGTAAAGGGGGTGCCCAAGCACTTTGTGATTACTTCAGAAGAATGCAAAAGCAAAATAGTGGCTTCTACTTTATGATAGATATGGATGATGATTGTAGGTTACGAAATGTTTTTTGGGCGGATGCACGGAGTAGGGCAGCATATGATTTCTTTGGAGATGTTATTACGTTTGACATAACGTATTTGACCAATAGCTATGACATGCCCTTTGCTCCTTTTGTaggagtgaatcatcatggtcaatctATACTTTTGGGGGCAGGACTAATTTCAAGTGAGGATACAGACacatttgtgtggttgtttaaATGTTGGTTGGAGTGCATGAATGGCCAAGCCCCTAAAGCAATTATAACAGACCAGGATAgagctatgaaaaatgcaattgcTATTGTTTTCCCTGGAAGTCGACATAGATATTGTCTGTGGCATATTATGAAAAAGTTCCCTGAAAAATTTGGATcacatgctaattttgatgGCATTAAGAGTGCCATAAATAAATGTTTGTATGACTCTCAAACGTGTGAAGAATATGAGGAAAACTGGAAAGATCTACTGGAGAAGTATAACCTTCATGATAATGCATGGTTGAATGGGTTATATAGGGAGAAGACATTTTGGGTGCCGGCATACATGAAAGATACGTTTTGGGCGGGAATGAACACTACACAgcgaagtgaaagtatgaacgCATTTTTTGATGGGTACGTGCACTCACGAACcacattgaaagaatttgttgatgaatatgATAATGCTTTAAGGAGAATGGTCGAGAGTGAGACACGTGCtgattttgattctttcaaTCGCACAATCTCATGTATAAGCGCCTTGGGAGTTGGGAATTAA
- the LOC133859635 gene encoding chaperone protein ClpB3, chloroplastic codes for MASTTTSFPGVSLGLSRSIRTNCCNRNALFVQPPRLSFFSAKPRSLKALKSLPLSRSGAFPNGFERFGRSSRSLVVRCDASSGRITQQEFTDMAWQGIVSSPEVAKENKHQIVETEHMMKALLEQKNGLARRIFSKVGVDNTRLLEATDKFIQRQPKVLGESAGSMLGRDLEALVQRAREYKKEYGDSFVSVEHLVLGFAQDQRFGKQLFRDFQISLQTLKSAIEAIRGRQSVIDQDPEGKYEALEKYGKDLTAMAKAGKLDPVIGRDDEIRRCIQILSRRTKNNPVLIGEPGVGKTAISEGLAQRIVQGDVPQALMNRKLISLDMGSLIAGAKYRGEFEDRLKAVLREVTESDGQIVLFIDEIHTVVGAGATNGAMDAGNLLKPMLGRGELRCIGATTLNEYRKYIEKDPALERRFQQVYVDQPTVEDTISILRGLRERYELHHGVRISDSALVEAAILSDRYISGRFLPDKAIDLVDEAAAKLKMEITSKPTALDEINRSVLKLEMERLSLQNDTDKASKDRLYRIEAELSLLKEKQAQLTEQWEHEKSVMTRIQSIKEEIDRVNLEIQQAEREYDLNRAAELKYGSLNSLQRQLGTAEKELVEYMNSGKSMLREEVSGNDIAEIVSKWTGIPVSKLQQSEREKLLHLEEELHKRVVGQDPAVKAVAEAIQRSRAGLSDPRRPIASFMFMGPTGVGKTELAKALASYLFNTEEALVRIDMSEYMEKHAVSRLIGAPPGYVGYEEGGQLTEIVRRRPYAVILFDEIEKAHSDVFNVFLQILDDGRVTDSQGRTVSFTNTVIIMTSNVGSQYILNTDDDVSPKELAYETIKERVLDAARSIFRPEFMNRVDEYIVFQPLDRDQINIIVKLQLERVQMRLADRKINIQVTDAAVQLLGNLGYDPNYGARPVKRVIQQNVENELAKGILRGEFKDEDTVLIDTEVTAFSNGQLPQQKLVFKRLETGTETVAPEDRETVAAEASPPTL; via the exons ATGGCATCCACAACGACGTCGTTCCCCGGGGTGAGCCTCGGTCTTTCGCGGTCGATTCGGACCAACTGTTGCAATAGGAATGCTCTGTTCGTTCAGCCACCGCGGCTGAGCTTCTTTTCTGCCAAACCCAGATCGCTAAAGGCCTTGAAGTCGCTGCCACTGAGCAGAAGCGGTGCGTTTCCAAATGGGTTTGAGAGATTTGGTCGGTCTTCGCGGTCGCTTGTTGTTCGCTGTGATGCTTCAAGTGGAAGG ATTACCCAACAAGAGTTTACGGATATGGCATGGCAAGGGATTGTTTCGTCGCCAGAAGTGGCGAAAGAGAACAAGCATCAGATAGTGGAGACGGAGCATATGATGAAGGCCCTCTTGGAGCAGAAGAATGGGCTTGCTCGACGGATTTTCTCCAAGGTTGGAGTTGACAATACCCGCCTTCTAGAGGCCACAGATAAGTTCATCCAACGTCAACCAAAG GTTCTTGGTGAATCAGCTGGTTCAATGTTAGGACGTGATTTGGAAGCCTTGGTTCAGCGAGCCAGGGAATACAAGAAGGAGTATGGGGACTCATTTGTTTCTGTTGAGCATTTGGTTCTTGGTTTTGCACAAGATCAACGATTTGGGAAGCAATTATTTAGAGATTTTCAAATATCACTGCAAACTTTAAAATCTGCCATAGAAGCTATAAGGGGACGCCAATCAGTTATTGACCAAG ATCCTGAGGGGAAGTATGAGGCGCTGGAAAAATATGGAAAAGATTTGACAGCCATGGCAAAAGCAGGAAAGCTTGACCCAGTAATAGGAAGAGATGATGAAATACGCAGGTGCATCCAGATTCTTTCCAGGAGAACAAAGAACAATCCTGTTCTAATTGGAGAGCCTGGTGTAGGGAAAACGGCAATTTCTGAAGG GCTTGCTCAAAGAATTGTTCAAGGTGATGTACCTCAGGCTCTAATGAATCGTAAG CTAATATCACTGGACATGGGTTCACTCATTGCTGGGGCAAAATATCGGGGAGAATTTGAGGATAGGCTCAAGGCTGTACTCAGGGAAGTTACAGAATCAGATGGCCAAATTGTCCTCTTCATTGATGAGATCCATACAGTTGTTGGTGCAG GTGCTACAAATGGTGCAATGGATGCAGGCAATCTGTTGAAGCCTATGCTTGGTCGAGGAGAGTTGCGTTGTATCGGTGCAACAACCCTGAATGAATATCGCAAGTATATTGAGAAAGATCCAGCATTGGAGCGTCGTTTTCAGCAAGTTTATGTTGATCAACCTACGGTTGAAGATACCATTTCTATATTGCGGGGACTACGTGAAAGATATGAGCTACATCATGGAGTCCGTATTTCTGACAGTGCACTGGTGGAAGCTGCAATCCTTTCAGACCGTTACATCAGTGGCCGATTTTTACCCGATAAAG CTATTGACCTAGTTGATGAAGCAGCTGCCAAACTGAAAATGGAAATTACTTCAAAACCAACTGCCCTTGATGAGATCAACCGCTCGGTGTTGAAGTTGGAGATGGAGAGGCTCTCTCTTCAAAATGATACAGATAAGGCTTCTAAAGATAGGTTGTATCGGATTGAAGCTGAGTTGTCTCTCCTCAAGGAGAAACAAGCCCAGCTGACTGAACAGTGGGAGCATGAAAAGTCTGTCATGACTCGCATTCAGTCAATCAAAGAAGAG ATTGATAGAGTAAATCTTGAGATCCAGCAGGCTGAACGGGAGTATGATCTTAATCGTGCTGCTGAACTGAAGTATGGGAGCCTCAACTCTTTGCAGCGACAACTTGGAACTGCAGAAAAAGAGTTGGTCGAATATATGAATTCTGGAAAGTCAATGTTGAGAGAGGAAGTTTCAGGAAATGATATTGCTGAAATTGTCAGTAAATGGACGGGTATCCCTGTTTCCAAGCTTCAACAATCAGAAAGGGAGAAACTATTACATTTGGAGGAAGAGCTGCATAAACGTGTTGTGGGCCAAGATCCTGCAGTGAAAGCGGTAGCCGAGGCTATTCAGCGATCTCGAGCTGGTCTCTCAGATCCGCGCCGTCCAATCGCTAGTTTCATGTTCATGGGTCCCACTGGTGTTGGAAAGACTGAATTAGCCAAGGCACTTGCTTCTTACTTGTTCAACACAGAAGAAGCTCTTGTTCGAATTGATATGAGTGAATACATGGAAAAGCATGCAGTTTCAAGATTAATTGGGGCCCCACCTGGGTATGTCGGATACGAGGAAGGTGGACAGCTGACAGAGATAGTTCGCAGGAGGCCATATGCAGTCATTCTCTTTGACGAGATAGAGAAGGCCCATTCTGATGTGTTCAATGTGTTCCTTCAGATTTTAGATGATGGGAGAGTAACAGATTCCCAGGGTCGCACTGTGAGTTTTACCAACACTGTCATAATTATGACATCAAATGTGGGTTCACAGTACATACTCAACACAGACGATGACGTCTCACCAAAGGAATTAGCATATGAGACTATTAAGGAGCGGGTATTGGATGCTGCAAGATCAATCTTTCGTCCAGAGTTTATGAACCGGGTTGATGAGTACATAGTTTTCCAACCTCTGGACCGTGATCAGATAAACATCATCGTCAAGTTACAG TTGGAACGAGTACAAATGAGGCTTGCAGACCGGAAGATAAATATCCAGGTGACCGATGCAGCTGTTCAGCTTCTTGGAAATCTTGGGTATGACCCAAACTATGGTGCTAGGCCAGTCAAGCGAGTGATTCAACAGAATGTTGAAAATGAACTTGCAAAGGGCATCTTGAGAGGAGAGTTCAAGGATGAAGACACTGTGTTAATAGACACTGAAGTCACAGCATTTTCTAATGGCCAGCTCCCCCAACAAAAGCTAGTTTTTAAGAGGCTTGAAACTGGAACAGAAACTGTAGCTCCAGAGGACAGAGAAACTGTAGCTGCAGAGGCCAGCCCGCCAACTCTTTGA